Proteins encoded together in one Impatiens glandulifera chromosome 1, dImpGla2.1, whole genome shotgun sequence window:
- the LOC124916732 gene encoding NAC domain-containing protein 90-like yields KSMIMEEDDHYPPLPGFRFYPTEEELISFYLHHKLNATPGLDTTAVIPVLHDIFQTDPWHLPNLSGEQCRQEMGQWFFFSPMQEREAGGSRPCRVTGTGYWKATGSPGYVYSMENKVIGLKKSMVFYMGKTPVGQKTKWKMNEYKAIFQEPPSSPTGVSIPEVLFLSHTRTNILCLCF; encoded by the exons AAGAGTATGATCATGGAAGAAGATGATCATTACCCACCATTACCAGGTTTTCGTTTCTACCCAACTGAAGAAGAGTTAATCTCTTTCTATCTTCATCACAAGTTAAATGCAACCCCCGGTCTAGACACCACCGCAGTCATTCCTGTTCTTCACGACATTTTCCAGACCGATCCATGGCATCTTCCAA ATTTGTCGGGGGAGCAGTGTAGGCAGGAGATGGGACAATGGTTTTTCTTTAGTCCAATGCAAGAGAGAGAGGCTGGCGGTTCTAGACCTTGCCGGGTTACGGGGACCGGGTATTGGAAAGCGACGGGATCTCCTGGATATGTTTATTCTATGGAGAATAAAGTAATTGGATTGAAGAAATCTATGGTGTTTTATATGGGTAAGACTCCTGTTGGGCAGAAAACTAAATGGAAGATGAATgaatataaagctatttttcaAGAACCTCCATCTTCTCCGACTGGTGTTTCCATTCCTGAggttctctttctctctcatacACGTACAAACATACTATGTTTATGTTTCTag